A part of Aegilops tauschii subsp. strangulata cultivar AL8/78 chromosome 2, Aet v6.0, whole genome shotgun sequence genomic DNA contains:
- the LOC109744759 gene encoding probable E3 ubiquitin-protein ligase BAH1-like 1 isoform X2, which produces MKFTKRYETYMRGIRTAEQELPAVGLKRLKKMLKKCRSHRSPHHKTTSSSSDAEADGSRRCPGHCSVCDGSFFPSLLDEMSAVVGCFNEKAKKLLELHLASGFKKYVMWFSNRCHRNHGQLIQQGKDLVTYAIINAVAMRKILKKYDKIHYSKQGQEFKAQAQSLHIEILQSPWLSELMAFYMNLRRSKKNETAMELFGDCSLTFDDDQPTLSCNLFDSMRVDISLTCSVCLDTMFDPVSLSCGHIFCYLCCCSAASVTIVDGLKSADHRSKCPLCRQAGVFPNAVHLDELNMLLSYSCPEYWEKRMQMERVERVRLAKEHWESQCRAFLGV; this is translated from the exons ATGAAGTTCACCAAGAGGTACGAGACGTACATGCGGGGGATCAGGACGGCGGAGCAGGAGCTCCCCGCCGTGGGCCTCAAGCGCCTCAAGAAGATGCTCAAGAAATGCCGCTCCCACCGCAGCCCGCACCACAaaaccacgtcctcctcctccgacgcCGAGGCCGACGGCAGCCGCCGGTGCCCCGGCCATTGCTCCG TGTGTGATGGCAGTTTCTTCCCGTCCCTTCTCGACGAGATGTCAGCCGTCGTTGGCTGCTTCAACGAGAAGGCCAAGAAGCTCCTTGAACTGCACTTGGCGTCGGGGTTCAAGAAATATGTCATGTGGTTCAGCAACAGGTGTCACAGGAACCATGGGCAGTTAATACAGCAAGGCAAAGACTTGGTCACGTATGCGATTATAAACGCCGTGGCGATGAGGAAGATCCTGAAGAAGTATGACAAG ATACATTATTCGAAGCAAGGGCAGGAGTTCAAAGCGCAAGCCCAGAGCCTGCACATTGAGATACTTCAGTCCCCATGGCTGTCTGAGCTAATGGCTTTCTACATGAACCTGAGAAGAAGCAAGAAGAACGAGACTGCGATGGAGCTCTTTGGTGACTGCTCGCTCACATTTGATGACGACCAGCCAACGCTCTCATGCAACCTCTTTGATTCTATGCGAGTTGACATTAGCTTGACATGTTCAGTTTGCTTG GACACGATGTTTGATCCAGTCTCTCTTTCCTGTGGCCACATATTTTGCTActtgtgctgctgctctgctgCATCGGTGACGATTGTCGATGGGTTGAAGTCCGCAGATCACAGATCAAAGTGCCCTTTGTGCCGACAG GCTGGGGTCTTTCCTAATGCTGTGCACTTGGACGAGCTGAACATGCTACTAAGCTATAG TTGTCCGGAGTACTGGGAGAAGAGAATGCAGATGGAACGAGTTGAGCGTGTTCGTCTGGCTAAGGAGCACTGGGAGTCCCAGTGCAGAGCATTCTTGGGCGTCTGA
- the LOC109744759 gene encoding probable E3 ubiquitin-protein ligase BAH1-like 1 isoform X1, with amino-acid sequence MKFTKRYETYMRGIRTAEQELPAVGLKRLKKMLKKCRSHRSPHHKTTSSSSDAEADGSRRCPGHCSVCDGSFFPSLLDEMSAVVGCFNEKAKKLLELHLASGFKKYVMWFSNRCHRNHGQLIQQGKDLVTYAIINAVAMRKILKKYDKESHGPYSRKIHYSKQGQEFKAQAQSLHIEILQSPWLSELMAFYMNLRRSKKNETAMELFGDCSLTFDDDQPTLSCNLFDSMRVDISLTCSVCLDTMFDPVSLSCGHIFCYLCCCSAASVTIVDGLKSADHRSKCPLCRQAGVFPNAVHLDELNMLLSYSCPEYWEKRMQMERVERVRLAKEHWESQCRAFLGV; translated from the exons ATGAAGTTCACCAAGAGGTACGAGACGTACATGCGGGGGATCAGGACGGCGGAGCAGGAGCTCCCCGCCGTGGGCCTCAAGCGCCTCAAGAAGATGCTCAAGAAATGCCGCTCCCACCGCAGCCCGCACCACAaaaccacgtcctcctcctccgacgcCGAGGCCGACGGCAGCCGCCGGTGCCCCGGCCATTGCTCCG TGTGTGATGGCAGTTTCTTCCCGTCCCTTCTCGACGAGATGTCAGCCGTCGTTGGCTGCTTCAACGAGAAGGCCAAGAAGCTCCTTGAACTGCACTTGGCGTCGGGGTTCAAGAAATATGTCATGTGGTTCAGCAACAGGTGTCACAGGAACCATGGGCAGTTAATACAGCAAGGCAAAGACTTGGTCACGTATGCGATTATAAACGCCGTGGCGATGAGGAAGATCCTGAAGAAGTATGACAAG GAATCACACGGACCATACTCAAGGAAG ATACATTATTCGAAGCAAGGGCAGGAGTTCAAAGCGCAAGCCCAGAGCCTGCACATTGAGATACTTCAGTCCCCATGGCTGTCTGAGCTAATGGCTTTCTACATGAACCTGAGAAGAAGCAAGAAGAACGAGACTGCGATGGAGCTCTTTGGTGACTGCTCGCTCACATTTGATGACGACCAGCCAACGCTCTCATGCAACCTCTTTGATTCTATGCGAGTTGACATTAGCTTGACATGTTCAGTTTGCTTG GACACGATGTTTGATCCAGTCTCTCTTTCCTGTGGCCACATATTTTGCTActtgtgctgctgctctgctgCATCGGTGACGATTGTCGATGGGTTGAAGTCCGCAGATCACAGATCAAAGTGCCCTTTGTGCCGACAG GCTGGGGTCTTTCCTAATGCTGTGCACTTGGACGAGCTGAACATGCTACTAAGCTATAG TTGTCCGGAGTACTGGGAGAAGAGAATGCAGATGGAACGAGTTGAGCGTGTTCGTCTGGCTAAGGAGCACTGGGAGTCCCAGTGCAGAGCATTCTTGGGCGTCTGA
- the LOC109744758 gene encoding putative ubiquitin-like-specific protease 1B, translating into MSRAPATSAASHRRRGKRRIVGAHGTESLPRGRSHLLAFRSFTLRFALAAPPHRRRKRRPAPSPRPRRSSVVDPSRFLALRPFVLRYLLAAGASAPCRRRKASVIDMGHLLSRLLRESTGEGGSRVRKRRDKGLREVIDLTANRVQADKANAARWGIGDVSSITLEEVPDDSPKEDLSELFAPLTNEEESEVNNLLNGSAHSKKIIVLHKPSNIEITKEKLWCLRPRGWLNNEVINLYLELLKERAEREPKRFLKCHFFNTFFYTKLACGKTGYDYQSVRRWTTPNKLGYRLADCEKIFIPVHRDVHWCLAIIDMKEETFHYLDSLGGKDSGVLRILARYIMDELKDKNNIEIDTSSWRVVSVHIPLQHNGWDCGMFMLKFIDFYSRGLILSFSQEHMEYFRMRTAKEILRLRAD; encoded by the exons ATGTCCCGTGCGCCGGCGACCAGCGCCGCATCCCACCGCCGCCGCGGCAAGCGGCGCATCGTCGGCGCCCACGGCACCGAATCCCTTCCTCGCGGCCGCAGCCACCTCCTCGCCTTCCGCTCCTTCACCCTCCGCTtcgccctcgccgccccgccccaccgccgccgcaaGCGCCGCCCCGCCCCCAGTCCCCGCCCCCGCCGCAGTAGCGTTGTTGACCCCAGCCGCTTCCTCGCCCTCCGCCCGTTCGTCCTCCGCTACCTCCTCGCGGCCGGCGCATCGGCCCCTTGCCGCCGTCGGAAGGCCTCCGTGATAGACATGGGCCACCTCCTCTCGCGGCTGCTGAGGGAGAGCACCGGCGAAGGCGGCTCAAGGGTACGCAAGAGGCGCGACAAGGGATTGCGGGAGGTGATAGATCTCACTGCGAATAGGGTTCAAGCTGACAAGGCCAATGCCGCCAGGTGGGGTATTGGCGATGTGAGCAGCATCACACTGGAGGAGGTGCCCGACGATAGTCCCAAAGAG GATCTGTCTGAATTATTTGCACCTCTCACAAATGAAGAAGAAAGTGAAGTAAACAACTTATTGAATGGTAGTGCTCACAG TAAAAAAATAATAGTGCTGCATAAGCCTTCAAACATTGAGATTACCAAAGAGAAACTATGGTGTTTGAGGCCTCGTGGTTGGTTAAACAatgag GTCATCAATTTGTACCTTGAATTATTAAAGGAGAGAGCAGAAAGAGAACCCAAAAGATTTTTAAAATGCCACTTCTTTAACACATTCTTTTATACGAAG CTTGCTTGTGGAAAAACTGGTTATGACTATCAATCTGTTAGAAGATGGACAACCCCCAACAAGTTGGGTTATAGGCTTGCGGATTGTGAGAAA ATATTTATTCCAGTACACAGAGATGTACATTGGTGCTTGgcaattattgacatgaaggAAGAAACTTTTCATTATCTTGATTCTCTTGGTGGCAAGGACAGTGGCGTACTGAGGATACTG GCTAGATATATTATGGATGAATTGAAGGACAAGAATAACATAGAGATAGACACAAGTTCTTGGCGGGTAGTATCTGTTCATATTCCTTTGCAACATAATGG ATGGGATTGTGGTATGTTTATGCTCAAGTTCATCGATTTCTACAGCAGAGGTCTCATACTATCTTTTAGTCAG GAACATATGGAATATTTTAGGATGCGGACAGCAAAGGAGATCCTGAGATTAAGAGCTGATTAA